AGAGGAACACGTGAGTGTCGCGCGCGTGCTGAACAGCGGGCTCGTGGTGCCGCTCCATCTGGTCCCGCTCGGAACGGCGACGGCGAAGCATGAGCACTGTCTCGGTCGAGAGGAACGGAATGGTCCGTCGACCTCTCGTGGACTTGGTGACCTCATCCCAGGCCAAGCCCTTGCCGTTGATCCGCACCAGCTTGCCCTTGACGGACATCATGGGCACCTCGGCGTCGAGGTCCAGGTCATCCCAGCGGATCGAGACGGCCTCGGCGATACGGAGTCCCTGCGTGAGCCCGAGGAGCACGAGGTCATCGAGGCCCAGCTTCCGTGCGTGCTCGTCCTGCGAGACCTTGGACCAGAGTTCGGCCCGCTCGTCGGCGGCGAGGTGCCGCTCGGTGTTGTGCGTGGCCCCGTTGCCATAGGTGCGCTGGTCCTTCTTGCGCCGCTCGGGCAGCTTTAGTGAGCGCGTGGGATCGGCGTCGATCACCTCGGCGTCCACGGCATCGCTGAACACGTGACCCCAGATCGCTCTCACGTGCGAGAGGTGGGACTGTCCGCCGCCCTGTTGGATCTTGATCAGCTCGCGCTTGAGGTCAGCGACCGTGACATCTGTGAGTCGCATGTCGGCAACGGCCGAGCCTTTCCGGAGCACGTCGTGATTGATCACGGACCGATAGGTGCGCAGGGTGGCGGGTGCCTTATCGATCGTGCCCTCCTCCAGGTCGGTGAGGTACTGAGTGACCGCCTGGCGAACAGTGGTGCTGGCATCGGTGGAGGAGCGCCCGGACTTGCGAGCGTCGGCAAGGCGAGCCTTGACCCTGGTCTCCGCCCGCGCCTTGCTGGAGTCCTCGGCGGTGATCTCCTTCGGCCTAGGGGAGGAGCCGTCCTGATAGCGCACCGTGGCCCGCCACTTGCTCGGCTTGCGGTCGCCGGGGATCTTGCTCGCCATCGTCCACTTGCCGTCGATCATCCCGCGATAGGTGATCCCGCTCGCCTCGCCCCGCTGGAGCCTTGCTCGTGCCATGTCCCTGTCCTCCGTAGTCGATCTGATGGGAGGAACGTAGCATGGAAAAAACGGAGTAGCAAGACCAGCGTGTCCGCAGGCAGAACAGAGTGACTACGAGCCTATGGGGAGGTCGGGATAAAAGGGTTCCTAGGCCGCCGGCCTCGAGGCAGACTCGAGCCCACGGCGAGCGCAGCTCGAGGCGCAGTAGGGCGTGGACAGTGGCCCTGCCGGGCCGTAGCGGCGTCGGGATCACTGAGTGGACCTTGGCTCCACCTTGACCCTGCACGTCGCTCCTGTGGCGAGTGGGCGCACTGTTCCGAGGGCGTGAGGACTGGAGCACGTGGCGCTACGCCCAGCAGGACCCAGGGGGAGGGACCCCCACGCGCACGATCGCCCGCCCGGAGAGCCCCAGCAAGCCGGATTCTGTACGGGTTGGGGAGTCCGTCAGATTTCAAGCCCTCGGAGCGAACGTGCAGGGAGGGGAGCTGGGGGAGGGTGAGGACGGAAACCTTCACAATCTTTTTAACAACATGACAATGAGTCTCGGGCGTTGATCCAGCGTCACGGACGATGTCCACGACGGGCCGACGCTTGCGCCTCGGCGGCTCGCTCGTGCTCGGCGCGCTGTACGTCTTGCCGTCGCGTCCGGTGATCTGTCGCGGCTCGGCGTCAGCTGTCAGGTTCCTGACAGGTGATTGCAGATCCTTCGACACGGTCTCGTGGCTCGCCCCCACGATGGACGCGATAGCCCGCGTAGACATGCCCTCACCGGACAGCTCGGACACCAGCTCTCGGCGCTGGTCTCGGGTGAAGGCGGCGACCAGTCCAAGGGCAGCGACCAGCGCAAGCGCAGGGGCGTAGCGCTTGAGCCATAGCGCTAGCGATGCATCCCGATCAGCGGTGCATCGGGCCTCCGGCCCGTAGCACCTGCTACGCGGGCGGCATGTCCTAGGGCCTTGAGCCCTAGAGTAGGGACCAGGGAGAGGCGAGCGGAGCCCCTTAGGGCGTAGCTCGTCCTCGTCCCAGAGGAGAGGGAGAAGACTTCTCTTCTGATCGGGTCTTCGCTTGGACGAAGAAAAGACGCGGACCGAAACAGATCCTTCTCTGCTCCGGTCCCCGTCCATCTACTGGTCTCCGCCCTTGACGCATAGCGCGCTTCCCGCAGCCGACCGGCCACCTCCGGGCTCCGCCCCGGTGGCCGTCAAGTCGCGGATCGCGGACCTAAGGTGTGGCGTCATGAAAAGCGTATGCTGTCTAGAGACGTGACCTTATGTAGTGACCTGCGGTTTCTCTGCCACAAGCGGCGGAATTTCCGCCCCCTGTTGCTGACACATTTGGGAGCGCGTGTCAGAACCCTTCTCGGTCACCTACGCGGGCGCTTCGCCACGTCCTCGGCACGCCGTTTCTTGGTCAGTCGCACTGCGCTCGGGCGGTCATTCGTGACGCCGATCAGGTAGACGTGCCGGGCGTCGGACTTCTCCCGGAGCTGTCCGCACCGCTTCCCCTGGGCGATGGTGTCTCGCATCGTTCGCTCGGCGCACCCCAGGATCTCGGCCAGCTCTCCAGTGTCGAAGTCCGCTCGTCCGTCCGAGTCGCACCGCTCGACGGCGGCGAACCATAGGCGCATCAGCTTCGGCAGCTCCTCGGTGTGCGAGGACTTCTCGGCATGGGCGACCGTGAGCTTCACCCATGTTCGCTCCGAGACCGACGTGCCCGAGGGGGACGGGGCGACGGTGACGCGCACCGCCTCCCCGTCCCGCATCAGCGGCCCATCCCCGGCGAGCAGCGCCATGGTCTCGACGCTGGTGTTCTGCTCCTCGCGCCGAGGCTTGGCCCAGTACTCCTCCAGGTCTGCCACGGCCACCAGCCATGCGGGGGACTCGACCTCGGCGACCGTGACGGGGCGCTCCAGCACTGCTGTCATGCGGCCGCCGCCATCTCGTCGCCCATCTCGGCGAGGTCCGCCAGGCAGCCGCCACCGACGGAGACGCGGAACCGCTCCAGGGCGTCCAGGTCCACGCCCTGGAGCCAGCCCGTGGCATAGCTCCCCCCGGTCTCGATCGTCGCCGCCGTCATACGCCCGCCTCGGCCCACGTCTCGCCGGTGTCCTCGACCAGCCCACGGAACGCCTCGCGGCCATTCGCGGGGACCAGCTTCCCGGCCTCGGCGTCCAGCACCAGTGCGTCCCCCTCGCCGCTGAACGCGACCACGGCCTGATAGCTCCAGCCCCGTGTCTGCCGTCCGTAGGCGTCCCTCGGATCGAACGATGCGCGCAGTAGCCTGTTCCGGTTCTCGATCATGCCGCCTCCATCGCTTCGTAGTTCTCTGCCACCACGTGCCCCAGGGGGAGCACCGTGAACGTGTTCGGTCGGTTCGCCCCCAGCATGCTGTTGTTGGTCACCGTGACCAGTCCATGCCGCTCCAGGTCGATGACGGACTGGCGTACGCCGCTCGATCGACGCCAGCCCAGCGCCCCGGCGAGAGCGGAGTGCGAGACGGTCACCGTGCCCTCACCTCCTGCCAGGAAGTGGAGCGCGCAGAGCACGTTGAGCTGACGTGTTCCCAGCTCGTGGAACACCTCCAGGCTCTGGCTCACTTCTCCCGCCAGGTGAGGCTGACGGCGAGCTGTACGGCCTTGCGGTCATAGCTCGGCGTGGCCGTTGCGAAGGAACCGGAGCCCACGTGATCCATGCGTGCCCCGATGACCTCCACGTCGGAGACATGCCCGGCGCTGGTGTTCGATCCCCGCAGCTCGTCCATGACGTGGTGGGCGCTGTTGAGGACGAGTACGCCCATCTCCACGCGCTGACTCCGGCGCTCGGGCGTGCCCTCGACGGGCCCCACCTTCCCCACCTCGCGCTGTCGGTGACGATCGCTCAGGGCCAGGCGTGCCACCTGCTCGGAGCGCTCCTCGATCAGCGGCACGTGGGGGAAGACCTCGACGGAGTAGGTGCCCGTGATGACGGTGGTTCCATCGCTGAGGCGCGCCTGTCGGTCCACGCTCTCGACCGCGCCCAGCGTGGCGTGTGCGGCGCCGGCCGCCGGGGTCTTCGAGCTCCCGGCCGCAGGGGCCTCAGGCACCCACAGGTCGATGCGCTGGGAGACCTTCGCCCCTCCAGCGGACCAGCCCAGCTCCTCCACCTCGAGGGTGCCGAGACGGTACGTGACGTGCTCCGGTGCGATGGGCGGCACGATGCCCTGATCCTCGACGAGGACAGCGCCCGCGTAGTTCCGCGTGGCGTGGCGCAGCAGGGCCTCGGAGACCTCGTGCAG
The window above is part of the Brachybacterium vulturis genome. Proteins encoded here:
- a CDS encoding site-specific integrase, with the protein product MARARLQRGEASGITYRGMIDGKWTMASKIPGDRKPSKWRATVRYQDGSSPRPKEITAEDSSKARAETRVKARLADARKSGRSSTDASTTVRQAVTQYLTDLEEGTIDKAPATLRTYRSVINHDVLRKGSAVADMRLTDVTVADLKRELIKIQQGGGQSHLSHVRAIWGHVFSDAVDAEVIDADPTRSLKLPERRKKDQRTYGNGATHNTERHLAADERAELWSKVSQDEHARKLGLDDLVLLGLTQGLRIAEAVSIRWDDLDLDAEVPMMSVKGKLVRINGKGLAWDEVTKSTRGRRTIPFLSTETVLMLRRRRSERDQMERHHEPAVQHARDTHVFLSETGRYMDQDNVNKHLRKLFDRAGYPWVTFHTLRRTVRSTLARAHVSDQDIALFMGHSERVSKSSYSDGYGVPVGALQASPQMSLTTG